A region of the Pseudonocardia cypriaca genome:
CGCTGGCCGGGTTAACCGTTTGCTCCCGGCCCGTTCGCGGACGGATCGTGGCGGCATGTCCAGGACCGAGGTACGTCGCGATGACGGGGAGCTGATCGGGTTCGTCGAGCCCGGCCCTGACGGCGGCTGGCGGGCGCTGACGGTGTTCGGCGCCGAGCTGGCCACCGCACCCGACGAGGACGCCGCGACCGCCGAGGTCCGGGCGGTCGGGCTGGGCGTGCTCGCCGAGCGCTGGTGGTACCTCGACGGCGAGGAGTGGCTGCCCGCCGCGATCCAGGAGGCCGGGCCGGGGCGCGTCACCGCCGTGGTGGGCGACGGCGCCCATCTCGTCAACGCGGTCGGCAACCCCGACGCGGCCGTCCCGATCACGCTGACCGGCCCGGATGCTGCGCGGTTGCGGAGGCGACCTGCCTGACGAAGACCACCGGACCGGGTGACGTAACCTCGGCCCGCGTGGACGCCCCCTACCCGGCCGCCGAGCGCCTCGACCTGATCGAGGATCTGCACGGCCACCTCGTGGCCGACCCGTACCGGTGGCTCGAGGACCCGGACGACCCGCGTACGCGGGCGTGGGCGGCCGCGCAGGACGTGCTGACCCGCGAACACCTCGACCGGCTCCCCGGCCGCCAGGAGCTCACCACGAGGCTCACCGAGCTCCTGTCGGCCGGGTCGGTGTCGGCCCCGCTGTGGCGCGCCGGTCGTCGGTTCGCCACCCGCCGCGCGCCGGGGCAGGAGCACGCCGTGCTGCACGTCCGGGAGCCCGACGGGGACGAGCGGGTGCTGCTCGACCCCGTCGAGATCGACCCGACCGGGCGCACCACCCTCGACGGCTGGGTGCCCGACCTGGAGGGCAGGCTGCTGGCCTACCAGCTCTCCAGCGGCGGCGACGAGCACTCGGTGCTGCACGTCCTCGACGTCGCCACCGGGGAGGACGTCGAGGCGCCCATCGACCGGTGCCGCTACTCGGACGTCGCCTGGCTGCCGGGGGGCGAGGAGCTCGTCTTCGTGCGGATGGTGGCCGAGGACGAGGTGCCGGCCGGGGAGCAGGCGTTCCACCGCCGGATCTGGCGGCACCGGGTGGGCACGCCCGCCACGGCCGACGAGCTGGTCGACGGCCCCGGGCTCTACGAGGAGCACACCTACTACGGCGTGCACGTGTCGCGCGACGGCGGCTGGCTCGTGGTCACCGGCAACGTCGGCACGGCCCGGCGCGACAGCGTGTGGATCGCGGAGCTGAGCGACGGGGAGAAGATCCCTCCGCTCACACCGTTGCTGACCCAGGCCGACGACGTGCAGTGCCACGCGTGGGTCGACCGCGACGGCCTGCTGTACCTGCACACCACCGACGGCGCCCCGCGCTGGCGGCTCGCCGTCACCGACCCGCGCACGCCGGGGAGGGAGCACTGGCGCGACCTCGTCCCGGAGGACCCCGGTTCGGTGCTGCAGGCCGTGCGCCGCCTCGAACGGCCGGACGGGGCACCCCTGCTCGCGCTCGCGCGCGCCCGGCACGCGGTGGCGGAGGTCGCGCTGCACGACGCCGCCGACGGCACCCTGCACGCCACCGTCCCGCTGCCGGGCACCGGCTCCCTCACCGGCTTCTCGGTGGCCGACCGGGACACACCCGACGAGGCCGGTCGGCTGTGGCTCGGCTGGACCGACCTGGTCACGCCCCCTGAGGTGCACCGCTACGACCTCGCCACCGAGCTGACGGTCCGGGAGGAGGCGGCGCCGGGTGCGATCGACGTGCCCGCCGTGCGCACCGAGCACCGCGAGTTCACCTCGGCCGACGGCACGACCGTGCGGATGTTCGTCATCAGCCCGCCCGACGCGCCAGGCCCCCGGCCGGCGCTCGTCACCGGCTACGGCGGTTTCGGCATCAGCCGCGAGCCGGCCTACACCGCCTCGGCGCTTGCGTGGGTCGAGGCGGGCGGCACGTTCGCGCTGGTGTCCCTGCGCGGCGGCGGCGAGGAGGGCGAGGAGTGGCACCTCGCCGGGAACCGCGCCGACAAGCAGAACGTCTTCGACGACCTGCACGCCGCGGCCACCGCCCTCATCGACGCGGGCGACACCGCAGTCGACCGTCTCGCGATCATGGGCGGGTCCAACGGCGGCCTGCTCGTCGGCGCGGCGCTCACCCAGCGCCCCGAGCTCTACCGGGCGGTCGTCTGCTCGGCACCACTGCTGGACATGGTGCGATACGAGGAGTTCTCGCTCGGCCGCACCTGGAACGACGAGTACGGCACCGCCGCCGATCCCGAAGAGCTCGGCTGGCTGCTGGGCTACTCGCCCTACCACCACGTCGCCGACGACGTGGCCTACCCGGCCGTGCTCTTCACCGTGTTCGACTCCGACACGCGGGTCGACCCGCTGCACGCCCGCAAGATGTGCGCGGCGCTGCAGCACGCCACCACCGGCGACCCGCAAACCCGTCCGATCCTCATCCGCCGCGAGACCGACGTGGGCCATGGCGCCCGCGCGGTCTCCCGCAGCGTCGCGTTGGCGGTCGACCAGCTGTCCTTCCTCGCCGCACACACCGGTCTGGAGCTGTCGTGACCCCCGCTCCCCTGCCCCCCACTCCCCCTGCAGCCCTGCCCGCTGCCGCCGTACCCGACCAACCCACCTGCGCTGCCGACGCAGGCAGCTGGTGCTCGGAGTTCTACAAGTTGACCAACAGCGACTTCCTCGCCCGCTCCGCCGACACGATCGTCTCCACCTCGTTCAACGTGGCGCTGATCGTCGTGCTCTGCGTGGTGGCCAGGTTCCTGATCCACCGCACGATCAACCGCGTAGTCGACGGAGCCACCAGCTCGCGGCTCTCCCGCATCGTCGGCCGCGCGCCCGGGTTGCGCAACGGGAACGGGAACGGCCCCACGACCCCGCGCCGCGCCCAACGGGCCCGCACCATCGGCTCCGTGCTGCGCTCGATCAGCTCGACCGTCATCCTCACGGTCGGCTCGATCATGGTGCTCGCCGAGTTCGGCGTCGCGCTCGCCCCGATCCTCGCCTCGGCCGGGATCGTCGGTGTCGCGGTCGGGTTCGGAGCCCAGAACCTCGTCCGCGACTTCCTCTCGGGCATGTTCATGCTGCTGGAGGACCAGTACGGCGTCGGCGACATCATCGACGCCGGCGAGGCCAGCGGCGTCGTCGAGGCCGTCGGTCTCCGGATCACGACGCTGCGGGACCACCAGGGCACCGTCTGGTACGTCCGCAACGGCGAGATCCTGCGCGTCGGCAACAAGAGCCAGGGCTACGCCGTCGCGGTGATCGACCTGCCGCTCTCCCACGCCGCCGATATCCCCACGGCGAGCGCCATCGCCGAGCGCGCCGCCACCGAGCGGATCGCCGACAAGGACGTCGCCGACTCCGTGCTGGAACCGCCCGAGATGCTCGGGGTCGAGCGGGTCGGACCGGAGGGCGTCACGCTGCGCCTGACCGTCAAGGTCAAGCCCGGCGAGCAGTTCGCCGTCCAGCGCGCGCTCAACGCCGTCATCGCGGACGCCTTCGAGGACGCCAACGTCCCGCGCCCCACGGTCTTCCCGGCGTCGGACTCCCGGCCCTCGATGCCGTGAGGGGATGATGGAGCCGTGACCGATCCCCAGAACTTCTACGCCGAGGTCGGCGGAGCCCCGGTCTTCGAGAAGCTCGTCCGGCGGTTCTACGAACAGGTGGCCGAGGACGAGGTGCTGCGCCCCCTCTACCCCGAGGAGGACCTCGGCCCGGCCGAGGAGCGGTTGCGGCTGTTCCTCGAGCAGTACTGGGGCGGCCCGCGCACCTACTCGGACCAGCGCGGGCACCCCCGGCTGCGGATGCGGCACGCGCCGTTCAAGGTGGGGCCCATCGAGCGCGACGCCTGGCTGCGGTGCATGCGGGTGGCCGTCGACGACGCGGGACTGAGCCCCGCCCACCGCGACCAGCTGTGGCAATACCTCACCTACGCGGCCGCGAGTATGGTGAACAGCCCCTTCTGAGTCCACCAACTGCGCGAACTACTACCCGGTGTGACGGACAGCCCTCGCTCCGTCCCCGATAGCTTGGCAAGATTCTGCTCGTGCAGCGTCTACCCACCCCGCCGGCCCCGCCGGCTCCCGTCCCCCAGTGGTGGCGCGACGCTGTGGTGTACCAGATCTACGTCCGGTCCTTCTCCGACTCCGACGGCGACGGCATCGGTGACCTCGACGGCATCCGGGCCCGGCTCGGGTACCTCGAGCTGCTCGGCGTGGACGCCATCTGGCTCACCCCGTTCTACACCTCGCCGATGGCCGACCACGGCTACGACGTGGCCGACCCGCGCGACGTCGACCCGGTGTTCGGCGACCTCGCCGCGTTCGACCGCCTCATCGCCGACGCCCACGAGCACGGCCTGCGGGTCACGATCGACCTCGTCCCCAACCACACGTCCAGCGAGCACGAGTGGTTCCGCGCGGCGCTGGACAGCGCGCCGGGCAGCCCCGAGCGGGCCCGCTACCACTTCCGCCGCGGCCGCGGCCCGAACGGCGACGAGCCCCCGAACAACTGGCAGAGCGTCTTCGGCGGGCCTGCGTGGACCCGGGTGCAGGACCCGGACGGCAGCCCCGGCGAGTGGTACCTGCACCTCTTCGCACCCGAGCAGCCGGATCTGAACTGGACGAACCCGGAGGTGTGGGCCGACCTGGAGAAGACGCTGCGGTTCTGGCTGGACCGCGGCGTCGACGGGTTCCGGATCGACGTCGCCCACGGCATGAGCAAGCCGCCGGACCTCCCGGACGCCCGCGAGGACCGCGAGCCGTCCCACGACGGCGAGCGGTGGGCCGCGTCGGTCGTCGAGCCGGACCCGCGGTTCGACCACGACGACGTCCACGGCGTGCACCGGATGATCCGCGCGGTGCTCGACCACTACCCCGGCCGGCTCGTCGTCGGTGAGGTGTGGGTGGGCGACAGCGCCCGGTTCTCCCGCTACATGCGTTCAGACGAGCTGCACCTGGGCTTCAACTTCCGGCTGGTACGGGCGCCGTTCGAGGCGGCCGCGATCCGCACGGCGATCGAGCAGTCGCTCGCCGCCGTGGCCGGAGTGGGCGCGCCCGCGGCCTGGACCCTGTCCAACCACGACGTCTCCCGGCCCGTCACCCGCTACGGCGGTGGCGTCACCGGGCTGGCCCGAGCCAGGGCGATGGCCCTCGTGGAGCTGGCGCTGCCGGGGGTCGTCTACCTCTACAACGGCGAGGAGCTCGGCCTCCCCGACGTCGAGCTGCCCGACGAGACGCTGCAGGATCCGGTGTGGGAGCTCTCCGGCCACACCCGCCGGGGCCGCGACCGCTGCCGCGTGCCGATGCCCTGGGAAGGCAGCGCCCCGGGCTTCGGGTTCACCTCCGGGGACCCGTGGCTGCCGATGCCGCCCGACTACGGCAAGCTCGTCGCCGCCGAGCAGCTGGAGGACACCGCCTCCATGCTGTCGCTGGTGCGGCGGGCGATCGAGCTGCGCAACACCCACCCCGGCTTCGACGGGGAGGAGCTGGAGTGGTTCGGCGCTCCCGAGGGCTGCTTCGCGTTCCGCCGAGCGGGCACCACCCTCGTCTGCGCGCTGAACACCTCCACGGACGTGGTCCCGCTCCCGCCCGGCGAAGCCATCCTGGCCAGCGGACCCCTCACCGACGGCATGCTCCCCCCGGACACCGCCGCCTGGCTCGCCTGACACGGCGAGTCGGGCGTCCCGCTTCAGCCGACGAGCAGCGGGAGCGCGGTGATCCGCCGCCGGACGACGGCGCCGTAGCGGGCGTCCAGCCGCAGCCACGTGCCGGTGGCCGACACCCGGACCACGCCGGCGTCGGGACCGGTGTCGCCCAGGAACCCCATGCCGGACAGGGCGAACAAGCAGCGCAGCGGCACCTTCACCGCCGGCCGGGACTCCGCCGACACCGTGAGCACCGTCTGGTCCAGCAACGAAGCGGGCGGACCCATCGGTCCCGCGTTCTCGCGGGCGACGGAGAGCCCGCGCTCGGTGAGCCGTTCCAGCTCCGCGGCCGGCACGTCGTCGACCGGCTGCCAGCCCGTGGACGGCGGCAGCTCGCCCTGCCACAACCCACCCGTCCCCGGGTCCACGGTCTCGGCCCGCTCCACCGTGAGCGCGGTGAGCAGGCCCGCGGCGGGCATCGTGACGTCGGCCGGCTCCAGCGCGCCGTGCACGGTGCGGGTGGCGAGCACGTCGAACGGGGTGGCCGCCCACGCCGTCACCATGCCGTCGCCGGCCTGCAGCCGCACGAGCGCGGCCTGGTCGAGGCGCACCACCCGCGCGACGAAGGCGCCGAGATCGCCACGCTCGTCCGGGTCCGGCACCGTCAGCCGGGTCATGCCGCCCACCTCCCCAGGAACTCCCGCTCCTCCGGGGTGAGCCGCCGCGGCCGCTGGGAGGCCAGGTCGAACGTGGCGAGCCGCGTCTGGGCCGTGACGGCGACGGCGTCGCCCTCCTCCGGTCCGTCGTGCATCGCATAGCGGATGCGGAACGCCGCCGCCCGCATGTCGTCCACCGTCATCGCCACCCGCAGCCGCCGGGACCGGTAGGAGATCTGGCGTTTGTAGTCCACCGGCAGCTCCGTGACGAGCAGGCCGGTGGCGAACTTCGACACGCCCGCCGCCGCTGCCTCGTCGAAGACGAGCTGGATGCGCGCCTCCTCGAGAAGCGTCACGGCGACCGCGTGGTTGACGTGCTGGAAGACGTCCTGGTCGGTCCAGCGCACGGCGACATGAGCGACGAAGGGAGCCACGTCGTCCACTTTCTCAACCAGGGTCGGGAACGCTCTCAGCGGGCCAGGCCGCGCAGCTGCCGGGACACGACCGAGAGCGTGGCCAGGTCCAGCTGTCCCGCCTTGCCCACCTCCTGCAGGGCCGCACGGGCGCGGACCAGCCGGGAGGCGTTCGCCCTCTCCCACAGCGCGATCGCCTTGTCCACGGACGTGCCGGGGCCGGCCTCGCGCAGCGCGTCGAGGGTGATCGCCCGCAGCGACGCGTACAGGTCGTCGCGCAGGGCGAGCCGGGCGAGCGCGTGCCAGCGGTCGCCACGCTCCAGCGCGGTGACCGATGTGAGCGCCGTGTCGATGCCCAGGTGCTCGGACAGGCCGTAGTACAGGCCCGCGACCTCCTGCGGCTCTCGTGCCTCCCGGTCGCGCTCCGACAGCTCCGTGAGCTCGACGACGTCGAGCAGCCCGTAGCGGTACACGAGCGCGGCACTGTGCATCGCCGTCTCCGGCTCGATGCCGGTCGACCGCAGCTCGGCCGCCTTCATCTCGACGCCCGCCAGCTCGCGACCATGCAGGAACTGCGGCAGCGCCTCGCTCAGCTCCCGCACGGTGGACGCGAACCGGCTCACCTCTGCCCCGACCGCGAGCGGCTGCGGGCGGTTGGTGAGGAACCAGCGCGAGGCGCGGTCGAGCAACCGGCGCGACTCGAGCACGAGCTGGTCCGAGACGGCCGTGGGGATCCCCGGCGACCGCAGCTCCTCCCACAGCGCGCGCAGGTCGAACACGGCGGTGGTGACGGCGTAGGCCCGCAGCGCGTCGGCGGGGCCGGCCGAGAGCTCCTCGCCCAGCCGGAACGCATAAGTCATCCCGGCGCCGTCGACCATCTCGTTGACCAGCAGCGTCGTGACGATCTCGCGCCGCAGCGGGTGCTCGCGGACGGCGGCGGCGAACCGCTCGCGCACCGCGTGCGGGAAGTACTCCGGCAGCCGCGCCGCGAACGCGGCCACGTCGGGCAGGTCGGTGGCCAGCACCTGCGCCGTCAGGTCGAGCTTGGTGTGGGCCAGCAACGTGGCCAGCTCGGGGCTGGTGAGGCCGGTGCCGGCGGCCTCCAGCGCGGCGAAGCCGTCGACGCTGGGGAGCACCTCGATCTCGCGGTCGAGCCCGCGCCGCGTCTCGAGATCGGCCGCGAGGCGCGCGTGGACGCTGACCATCCCGGCGGCGTGCGCCCGCGCGATGCCCAGCACGGCGTTCTGGTCGCGGTTGTCGGCGAGGACGAGGTCGGCCACCTCGTCGGTCATCTCCAGCAGGACCGCGTTGCGGGCCTCCCGGTCGAGCTGACCGGCGGCGACCAGGCGGTCCAGCAGGACCTTGATGTTGACCTCGTGGTCGGAGCAGTCGACGCCCGCCGAGTTGTCGATCGCATCGGTGTTGATCTTCCCGCCGCGCCGGGCGAACTCGATGCGCCCGCGCTGGGTGAGGCCGAGGTTTCCGCCCTCACCGACGACCTTCACGCGTAACTCCGACGCGTCGGCGCGCACGGGGTCGTTGGCCTTGTCCCCCGCGTCGGCGTGCGTCTCGTCCGACGCCTTCACGTAGGTGCCGATGCCGCCGTTCCACAGCAGGTCGGCCGGGGCGCGCAGGATCGCCGCGATCAGCTCGGGCGGGCTCAGCCGGTCGACGCCATCGGCGATGCCCAGCGCCGCACGGATCTCCGGCCCGGTCGGCACCGACTTCGCCGTACGCGGCCACACCCCGCCGCCTCTGCTGATGACCGACCGGTCGTAGTCGTCCCAAGAGGACCGCGGCAGCGCGAACAGCCGCTCGCGCTCGGCGAAGCTCGCCGCGGCGTCCGGGTCCGGGTCGACGAAGACGTGCCGGTGGTCGAAGGCGGCGAGCAGCCGGATGTGCCGCGAGAGCAGCATCCCGTTGCCGAAGACGTCGCCGGACATGTCGCCGACGCCGACCACCGTGAACTCCTGGGTCTGGGTGTCGATACCCAGCTCCAGGAAGTGCCGCTTGACGCTCTCCCACGCGCCCTTGGCGGTGATGCCCATGGCCTTGTGGTCGTAGCCGACCGAACCGCCGGAGGCGAACGCGTCACCCAGCCAGAACCCGTACGACGCGGCGACGTCGTTGGCCACGTCCGAGAACTTGGCCGTGCCCTTGTCGGCCGCGACGACGAGGTAGGAGTCGTCACCGTCGTGGCGCACCACGTCCGGCGGCGGCACGGTCTCGGTGGCCCCGCCCTCTCCCACGACGAGGTTGTCGGTGACGTCCAGCAGGCCCGAGATGAAGGTCCGGTAGCAGAACTCGACCTCGTCGGGCCCGGCGTCGTCGCGCCGGACGATGAAGCCGCCCTTCGCCCCCACCGGGACGATCACCGCGTTCTTCACCGCCTGGGCCTTGACCAGGCCGAGGATCTCGGTGCGGTAGTCCTGCGGCCGGTCCGAGTACCGCAGACCGCCACGGGCGACCGGCCCGAACCGCAGGTGCACACCCTCCACCCGCGGCGAGTACACGAAGATCTCGAACTTCGGCCGGGGCGCGGGCATCCCGGGCACCTCGGCCGGGTTCAGCTTGAACGAGAAGAAGGCGCGCTCGCGGAACCAGTTGGTGCGAAGGGTCGCGGTCATCATCGCGAGGTAGCTGCGCAGGATCCGGTCGGCGTCCAACCCCGTGACGGCGTCGATCAGCCCACGCACCTCGGCGAGCGCGGCGAGCACCTCCCGCTCGCGCTCGGCGAGCCCGGGCTCGAACCGCGCGCGGAAGAGCGCCATCAGGGCCTTTGCGACGCCCGGGTGCGCGAGCAGCGTGTTGGCCATGTAGTTCGGCCCGTACGGGCTGCCCAGCTGGCGGGCGTAGCGGGCGTACGCACGCAGCACGGCGGCCTCGCGCCACGGCAGCCCGGCGCGGAGCACCAGCGCCGAGAACCGGTCGGACTCCGCGTCGCCGCGCCACGCCGCCCGGAAGGCCGTGCAGAACGCCTGCACGACCTGGGGATCGTCGAACGCCGCCCGGACGGACTCGTCGACCTTGATCCCGAAGTCGTAGAGGAAGCACCGCAGCCCGTCGGGCCGCGCGAACTCCGAAGGGCGCTCGTCCAGCACGTCGACGCCGAGCTGCTGCAGCAGCGGGAGCACCGCGGTGAGCGAGGCGGGCGCGCCCGCGAGGTAGAGGGTGAACCGCGGCTCGCTGTTCTCGACGTCGGCCATGTACATGCGGGTGTCGAACGCGCCCGTCTCGGACAGGGCCGCGATCCGGCGCAGGTCCTCGACAGCGTGCTGCGGGGCGACGGCGGCCTTGTACGGCTCGGGCACGCCGGGCAGGAGCGCGGCCACCCCGGCCGTGTCGGGCTGCGAGAGCAGCCGGTCGTCCCAGGTGCGGACGGCCTCGGTGAGCTCGTCCTGCAGCGCCGCCACGTCGACGTCACCGAACCCGGCGGCGTCCGGCTCGGCCAGGACCGTGAAGTGCACCATCGCGAGGCTCGACTCCGACAGCCGAACCGTGAACTCGACCTGCCTGCCACCCAGCCGACGCTGCAGCACGTCGGCCATCCGGATGCGGGCGTCGGTGGTGTAGCGGTCACGCGGCACGTAGACGAGGCACGAGACGAACCGGCGGTACGGGTCGGAGCGCAGGAACAGCCGCACGGCCCGGCGGCCGGCCACCGCGAGCACGCCGACCGCGGTGTCGTGCAGCCGCTGCTCGCCGACCGCGAACAGCTCCTCGCGCGGCAGCCCGGAGATCACCTCCAGCATGCGCTGCCCGGAGTACGACTCCAGCGGGAAGCCCGCCCGGTGGATCGCGTCGCGCACGCGCCGCTCGACAACCGGGATGTCCAGCACGCTCTCGTACAGCGCAGGCACGGTGAGCAGCCCGAGGAACCGGTGCTCCCCGACGAGCCGCCCGCTCGCGTCGAACGTGCGAATCGCGAGGTAGTACGGGTGCACGGGCCGCAGCGGGCTCGGCGCGCTGGCGCGCGTCATCACCAGCAGCTCGTCCTGGCCTTCGGCCTTGTCGACCTTCGGCGCGAACTTGCCGGCGATCGTCGAATGCTTCCGGAGCACGCCGAGACCCGACTCCGGTTCGGCGTGCATGTCGTCACCGCTGACCCGGTAGTGCTGGTACCCGAGGAACGTGAAGTGGCCGTCGGCGAGCCAGCGCAGCAGCTCCGCGACGTCGGCCGGGTTGGTGCCGTCGGACGCCGGGGAGCGGCTGGGCAGGTCGTCGGCAACCTGCCGCGCCCGCTGCACCATGGGTTCGGCGTCCTCGACGACCTCGCGGACGTCGCGCAGCACGCGCGCCAGCGCCTGCTCCAGCTCGGCCCGGTCGACGTCGCCGGGGGCGAGGTCGAGGTGGATCCACGACTCGACGAGTGCATCCGGGGGCGGTGCCGCCGGGTCCGCGTCGGTGAGCACGTCGGCGAGCTCGCCCGTGGGGCCGCGGCGCACCACGACGATCGGGTGGATCACCCGCTGCGTCTCGGAACCCGCCCGGGCCACGGCGGCCAGCAGCGACTCGACGAGGAACGGCATGTCGTCGGTGACGATCTCGACGACCGATCCCGCCTCGGTGCTCTCCTGCGGGTCCCGCACCCGGATCAGCGGCTCCCCGGCGGCCCGCACCCGCGCGAGCTGCAGGTGGCCGCGGGCCGCGCCGAGAAGCAGCGGCAGGTGGTCGCCGCGCTGGAGGTCCGGCGCGTGCCGCGCGTACAGCGCCCCCAGGTCGGCAAGGGCGGGGTCGGTCGGCTCGGGATCGGTAGCGGGCGACTCCGCCCACTCCCGGGTCCGGCTCGTCACAATTCAGCTCCGGGTCTCGCCGACGGCGTACTCACTCCGCCGCCGTGGGTCGCCCGCGGCCGGCGGGCTCACCGCCACCCTAGCCCTGCTCCACTCGCCCGAATCCCGCTCGTCGGCTCCGGCGCTCGGGCTCGCAACCCTGCGACTGCGAGCCTCCGCACCCCTGCGGTTGCGCCGATCTGGTGCGTGGCACTAGATCCCGCGGTAGGCCGCCAACGCCCCGGCCAGCAGGTCGGCGATCCCGAGCCCCTCCGTGGACTCCGCCCGGTCCGGCTCGCGACCGGCCCCCTCCCGGCCCTTCGCCGACACGGCGACCTGCTCCGGGGCGCGCTCTGCAGGGGCGGTGTCGCCGGCCTCGGCGCGCTTCGCGCGTCGCCCGGAACCGGCGCCGTTGCCGTTCGCCGCCCCGTTCCCGTTCGCGGCCGCGCCGTTCGCCGCCGTCCCGTTGGACGCCGTGCCGTTCGACGCCGTCCCGTTGGACGCCGTGCCCTTCGACACCGTCCCGTTCGAGCCGGTGCCGTTCACGCCCGTGCCCGACGGCGTGTCAGCGCTGCGGCGGCGAGCTGCGCGGCCGGATCCACCGGCTTTCACCGGTTCCTGCGCACTGCGCGCCCGCTCCGGCGTGTCGGAGCGGTGCCGCCGGCCCCGTTCACCGGCTTCATCGCTGCGCGGCGCGTCGTCCGCGGTGAGCGGCGCGGGATCGGGCTCCGGGTCGTCCCCCGAGAACGGCCAGCCCGCCGACGCGGCGGGGGCCGTCACTCCAGCCGGGTCCGAGTGGCGCTCCCCGAGGGGGCCGGCCCCTCGTTCCGGCCGACCCGCCCGCGCGGCCCGGAACTTCTGCCCGCGAGCCTCCGACACGGTGGCCGGGACCTCGGCCGACGGATCCGCCGTGCCGCGCTCCCGCCCTGCCGGGGCGAGCGGCTGCAGCAGCTGCGCTCCCACCGGGCCGTCGGCGTCGTGCACCGCCACGCGCAGCTGCGCTCCGGGAAGGTCCTCGGGGGCGAGGAACCCGTCCAGCAGCCCGGGCAGCGTGCGATGCATCCAGTCGGTGGCATCGGGCCGGCTCCAGCCCGCACGTGTGACGACGAGCGCGTCGGCGTCGGCGAACTGGGACCGAGCTCCGGCGGGGAGCCGGTCGGCGAGCAGATCGGCGACCGAGCGCACAACCGCCGCCGCGCGTCGGCCCGCGAAGCGCCTGCCGTCGCGCGCGATGTCGACGACCACGGAGCACCCGTCGTCGGAGGCCGCCGGCTCGTCGACCCGGGCGGGCCCGCTGACCCCGATGCCGCTGAGTGCGCGATCGAGCTCCGCGAGCGCCGACTGCAACCAGCCGTCGGAGTCGTCCGAGGTGCCGGACGACGTCGGGGCCGCGATCGGTTCCGCATCCCCGCGCCGGTCGGCGCCGCGCAGATCCGGGCCCTTCACGTCCGACTCCGGCGTCCACGAATCGACAGCCGCCGGTTCCTGCCGTCGCCGCGCACCGCCGCCCCGCGTGCTCCGGGACCGGTCGCCCTCGCCGTCCTCGGAAGCGTCGAGGCTCCCGGC
Encoded here:
- a CDS encoding NAD-glutamate dehydrogenase, which translates into the protein MTSRTREWAESPATDPEPTDPALADLGALYARHAPDLQRGDHLPLLLGAARGHLQLARVRAAGEPLIRVRDPQESTEAGSVVEIVTDDMPFLVESLLAAVARAGSETQRVIHPIVVVRRGPTGELADVLTDADPAAPPPDALVESWIHLDLAPGDVDRAELEQALARVLRDVREVVEDAEPMVQRARQVADDLPSRSPASDGTNPADVAELLRWLADGHFTFLGYQHYRVSGDDMHAEPESGLGVLRKHSTIAGKFAPKVDKAEGQDELLVMTRASAPSPLRPVHPYYLAIRTFDASGRLVGEHRFLGLLTVPALYESVLDIPVVERRVRDAIHRAGFPLESYSGQRMLEVISGLPREELFAVGEQRLHDTAVGVLAVAGRRAVRLFLRSDPYRRFVSCLVYVPRDRYTTDARIRMADVLQRRLGGRQVEFTVRLSESSLAMVHFTVLAEPDAAGFGDVDVAALQDELTEAVRTWDDRLLSQPDTAGVAALLPGVPEPYKAAVAPQHAVEDLRRIAALSETGAFDTRMYMADVENSEPRFTLYLAGAPASLTAVLPLLQQLGVDVLDERPSEFARPDGLRCFLYDFGIKVDESVRAAFDDPQVVQAFCTAFRAAWRGDAESDRFSALVLRAGLPWREAAVLRAYARYARQLGSPYGPNYMANTLLAHPGVAKALMALFRARFEPGLAEREREVLAALAEVRGLIDAVTGLDADRILRSYLAMMTATLRTNWFRERAFFSFKLNPAEVPGMPAPRPKFEIFVYSPRVEGVHLRFGPVARGGLRYSDRPQDYRTEILGLVKAQAVKNAVIVPVGAKGGFIVRRDDAGPDEVEFCYRTFISGLLDVTDNLVVGEGGATETVPPPDVVRHDGDDSYLVVAADKGTAKFSDVANDVAASYGFWLGDAFASGGSVGYDHKAMGITAKGAWESVKRHFLELGIDTQTQEFTVVGVGDMSGDVFGNGMLLSRHIRLLAAFDHRHVFVDPDPDAAASFAERERLFALPRSSWDDYDRSVISRGGGVWPRTAKSVPTGPEIRAALGIADGVDRLSPPELIAAILRAPADLLWNGGIGTYVKASDETHADAGDKANDPVRADASELRVKVVGEGGNLGLTQRGRIEFARRGGKINTDAIDNSAGVDCSDHEVNIKVLLDRLVAAGQLDREARNAVLLEMTDEVADLVLADNRDQNAVLGIARAHAAGMVSVHARLAADLETRRGLDREIEVLPSVDGFAALEAAGTGLTSPELATLLAHTKLDLTAQVLATDLPDVAAFAARLPEYFPHAVRERFAAAVREHPLRREIVTTLLVNEMVDGAGMTYAFRLGEELSAGPADALRAYAVTTAVFDLRALWEELRSPGIPTAVSDQLVLESRRLLDRASRWFLTNRPQPLAVGAEVSRFASTVRELSEALPQFLHGRELAGVEMKAAELRSTGIEPETAMHSAALVYRYGLLDVVELTELSERDREAREPQEVAGLYYGLSEHLGIDTALTSVTALERGDRWHALARLALRDDLYASLRAITLDALREAGPGTSVDKAIALWERANASRLVRARAALQEVGKAGQLDLATLSVVSRQLRGLAR